A part of Geothrix oryzae genomic DNA contains:
- the ftsW gene encoding putative lipid II flippase FtsW has protein sequence MAPDVRRPVDRWLVFFALALVAVGMVWIYSASAIKASQNHAAATAFLTRQLLGGCIGIAFMLALSQVDLAPLQDHPRPLQIAYGILVILLLAVLFLGPKINGAHRWIRLGPMSLQPSELFKPLSVLLAAGWMVRHREAWSNHRDALPKLLGLTGVMLIPLALILREPDFGTTFLIVFVTLMVVFLGGAPKWIFAVAIPILGALGTAFVVLSPYRLARVTSFLNPAADPLGKGHQALQSLVAVGNGGFMGVGLGGGKQKLFFLPEAHTDFIYAVIAEEAGLIGTLTILALFIAILWRGYRIARRVGDAYLKLCAMGFVLLLVVQALMNMSVVLSLAPNKGIPLPFISFGPNSLIASLVCLGLLLSISKEAGSS, from the coding sequence ATGGCGCCCGATGTCCGCCGCCCCGTCGACCGCTGGCTGGTGTTCTTCGCCCTAGCCCTGGTGGCCGTGGGGATGGTCTGGATCTACTCGGCCTCCGCCATCAAGGCCTCCCAGAACCACGCCGCCGCCACGGCCTTCCTCACCCGGCAACTCCTCGGCGGCTGCATCGGCATCGCCTTCATGCTCGCGCTCTCCCAGGTGGACCTCGCCCCGCTTCAGGATCACCCCCGCCCCCTGCAGATCGCCTACGGGATCCTCGTGATCCTGCTGCTCGCCGTGCTGTTCCTGGGGCCGAAGATCAACGGCGCCCACCGCTGGATCCGCCTCGGCCCCATGAGCCTGCAGCCCTCGGAGCTCTTCAAGCCCCTGTCCGTCCTCCTGGCCGCGGGTTGGATGGTGCGCCATCGCGAGGCCTGGTCCAACCATCGAGATGCCCTGCCCAAGCTGCTGGGCCTCACGGGCGTCATGCTCATTCCGCTCGCCCTGATCCTCCGCGAGCCCGACTTCGGCACCACCTTCCTGATCGTCTTCGTGACCTTGATGGTGGTGTTCCTGGGGGGCGCGCCCAAGTGGATCTTCGCCGTGGCGATTCCCATCCTCGGCGCCCTGGGCACCGCCTTCGTGGTGCTGTCGCCCTACCGGCTGGCCCGCGTGACCAGCTTCCTCAATCCCGCGGCCGATCCCCTGGGCAAGGGGCACCAGGCCCTCCAGAGCCTCGTGGCCGTAGGCAATGGCGGCTTCATGGGCGTGGGCCTGGGCGGCGGGAAACAGAAACTGTTCTTCCTGCCCGAGGCCCACACGGATTTCATCTACGCGGTGATCGCCGAGGAGGCGGGCCTGATCGGAACCCTCACGATCCTGGCGCTCTTCATCGCCATCCTGTGGCGGGGCTACCGCATCGCCCGCCGCGTGGGTGACGCCTACCTCAAGCTCTGCGCCATGGGCTTCGTGCTGCTCCTGGTGGTGCAGGCCCTCATGAACATGAGCGTGGTGCTGTCGCTGGCGCCCAACAAGGGCATCCCCCTGCCCTTCATCTCCTTCGGGCCCAACAGCCTCATCGCCAGCCTGGTCTGCCTGGGCCTGCTGCTCTCCATCAGCAAGGAAGCCGGATCAAGCTAG
- a CDS encoding FliO/MopB family protein, whose product MLRRIVLSFGLLLGLGLGAQGTDRPAPPPTPAEKELQAPLTLEDGKPTPGQAPESAPSGLRAFGSLVLVLGLAGGSLWALRKYGRGRLPGGGGGKLRVEETLALGDRRFVSILEAEGERFLIGLTPQGISLISRLDPGDRGEPDSFDEALSRQVDLGRPVPVKEMEALLKQGGGGQ is encoded by the coding sequence GTGCTGCGTCGGATCGTGCTGTCCTTTGGATTGTTGCTGGGCCTGGGTCTTGGGGCCCAGGGCACGGACCGGCCTGCACCGCCGCCCACCCCGGCGGAGAAGGAACTGCAGGCTCCCTTGACGCTGGAGGACGGAAAACCGACTCCCGGGCAGGCCCCCGAAAGCGCGCCCTCGGGACTGAGGGCCTTCGGATCGCTGGTGCTGGTCCTGGGGCTGGCCGGTGGAAGCCTCTGGGCATTGAGGAAATACGGGCGGGGCCGCCTCCCCGGGGGCGGTGGCGGGAAGCTGCGGGTGGAGGAAACCCTCGCCCTGGGTGACCGGCGCTTCGTGTCCATCCTCGAGGCCGAGGGGGAACGGTTCCTCATCGGACTGACGCCCCAGGGCATCAGCCTCATCTCCCGCCTCGATCCCGGCGACCGGGGCGAACCGGACAGCTTCGACGAGGCCCTGTCGCGCCAGGTGGACCTGGGCCGCCCGGTCCCCGTGAAGGAGATGGAGGCCCTCCTCAAGCAGGGTGGAGGTGGCCAGTGA
- a CDS encoding peptidylprolyl isomerase, which translates to MRPLIALLLSMAALTLSAGPKPQVKLDTSMGVIVMELEPEAAPKTVDNFLKYVKKGQYKGTIFHRVIPGFMIQGGGYVDYLGKKRTDASIPNEADRALAAGLKNKRGTVAMARTPDPHSAAAEFFINVVDNPTLDFKGKANDKTWGYCVFGRVIKGMDVVDRIKAVKTSNKRSDFLNLPVKTVLIKDAVQIQ; encoded by the coding sequence ATGCGCCCCCTGATCGCCCTCCTCTTGTCGATGGCCGCGCTGACCTTGAGCGCCGGTCCCAAGCCCCAGGTGAAGCTGGACACCTCCATGGGCGTGATCGTCATGGAACTCGAGCCCGAGGCCGCGCCGAAGACGGTGGACAATTTCCTGAAGTATGTGAAGAAGGGCCAGTACAAGGGCACCATCTTCCACCGCGTCATTCCGGGATTCATGATCCAGGGCGGCGGCTATGTGGACTACCTGGGGAAGAAGCGCACGGACGCCTCCATCCCCAACGAAGCCGACCGCGCCTTGGCCGCGGGCCTGAAGAACAAGCGCGGGACGGTGGCCATGGCCCGGACGCCGGACCCCCACAGCGCGGCCGCGGAGTTCTTCATCAATGTGGTGGACAACCCCACCTTGGATTTCAAGGGCAAGGCCAACGACAAGACCTGGGGCTACTGCGTGTTCGGCCGGGTCATCAAGGGTATGGATGTGGTCGACCGCATCAAGGCCGTGAAGACGAGCAACAAGCGCAGCGACTTCCTGAACCTGCCGGTGAAGACCGTGCTCATCAAGGACGCGGTTCAGATCCAATGA
- the fliR gene encoding flagellar biosynthetic protein FliR has product MTPTLSSSAIWAFTGAKAVLWMLVLTRITGLLAAFPMLGSEQMPLQIRAALGALLATVILPVIPVPAAVPAGLPELLGLMASELAVGLLLGTVVAWILEAVAFAGTLMDTQMGFSFVQFIDPSSSQSTSVSGSLMMQTATLLVFVTGLHHQMIVALVDSYRVAPLGQGVPLQVMDLVSLLGQLLAKGFQLAFPVLAVLFLLDLVLGICGKFMPQLQLLQLSFPLKIALGMVILGLLLRELGPWLVPLFETAPRLALKLLGG; this is encoded by the coding sequence ATGACGCCGACCCTCTCCAGCTCCGCCATCTGGGCCTTCACGGGCGCCAAGGCGGTGCTCTGGATGCTGGTGCTCACCCGCATCACGGGGCTGCTGGCGGCTTTCCCCATGCTCGGGTCCGAGCAGATGCCCCTCCAGATCCGCGCGGCCCTGGGCGCTTTGCTGGCCACGGTGATCCTTCCCGTGATCCCCGTTCCGGCCGCGGTGCCGGCCGGCCTGCCGGAGCTGCTGGGCCTCATGGCCTCGGAGCTGGCCGTCGGCCTGCTGCTGGGCACCGTGGTGGCCTGGATCCTCGAGGCCGTGGCGTTCGCCGGCACCCTCATGGACACCCAGATGGGCTTCTCCTTCGTGCAATTCATCGATCCTTCCAGCTCCCAGAGCACCTCCGTGTCCGGGTCGCTGATGATGCAGACGGCAACGCTGCTGGTGTTCGTGACGGGTCTGCACCACCAGATGATCGTGGCCCTGGTGGACAGCTACCGCGTGGCGCCCCTGGGGCAGGGCGTGCCGCTGCAGGTGATGGACCTGGTCTCGCTGCTGGGACAGCTGCTGGCCAAGGGGTTCCAGCTGGCCTTCCCGGTGCTGGCCGTGCTGTTCCTCCTGGATCTGGTCCTGGGCATCTGCGGCAAGTTCATGCCCCAGCTCCAGCTGCTCCAGCTGAGTTTCCCCCTGAAGATCGCCCTGGGCATGGTCATTCTCGGCCTCCTGCTCCGGGAGCTGGGCCCTTGGCTGGTGCCGCTCTTCGAGACGGCGCCGCGCCTGGCCCTGAAGCTGCTGGGGGGCTGA
- a CDS encoding lipopolysaccharide kinase InaA family protein yields MIHDPYLVPPLPASWPYEPGSPLRPLGCRINLELPSLGGGWRVCTPGGVAPVGEAVPLEGAFGRGGIVRVGDMVMRPYRRGGLLRHLNERTYRSHLRFAAEHAVHRGLWEAGFPTVEPLGYAWRPTRFGVEGVLFTRMAEGETWPRRWDRGAARAGELRRAIACLCEWGLWAPDLNATNVMLPEAGGVLLLDWDRARFEPEGTDLWPRYRARLERSLHKLGAPAEAFTIIGSEPRP; encoded by the coding sequence ATGATCCACGACCCCTACCTCGTCCCTCCCCTGCCGGCCTCGTGGCCGTATGAGCCCGGCTCGCCGCTCCGGCCGCTGGGATGCCGGATCAATCTCGAACTTCCCAGCCTCGGCGGCGGCTGGCGCGTCTGCACGCCTGGGGGCGTCGCCCCCGTCGGCGAGGCCGTTCCGCTGGAAGGCGCCTTCGGTCGGGGGGGCATCGTCCGCGTGGGCGACATGGTGATGCGGCCCTACCGGCGCGGCGGCCTGCTGCGCCACTTGAACGAGCGCACCTACCGTTCCCATCTCCGCTTCGCGGCGGAACATGCCGTGCACCGAGGCCTATGGGAGGCGGGCTTCCCGACCGTGGAACCGCTCGGCTACGCATGGCGGCCCACCCGCTTCGGCGTGGAAGGCGTGCTGTTCACGCGCATGGCGGAAGGCGAGACCTGGCCCCGCCGCTGGGACCGGGGCGCCGCCCGCGCCGGAGAGCTCCGCCGCGCCATCGCGTGCCTCTGCGAATGGGGCCTGTGGGCTCCCGATCTGAACGCCACCAATGTGATGCTGCCGGAGGCTGGCGGGGTCCTGCTGCTCGACTGGGACCGCGCGCGCTTCGAGCCCGAGGGCACGGATCTCTGGCCCCGCTACCGCGCGCGGCTCGAGCGCAGCCTCCACAAGCTGGGCGCGCCCGCCGAGGCCTTCACGATCATTGGATCTGAACCGCGTCCTTGA
- a CDS encoding TIGR03936 family radical SAM-associated protein codes for MGDLGHPSFIPAEAQARQARLVSALAAMARGGESLEPEPLQALRQILFTGMPEGPEAVVEAVTAADLAEEALDLLRSARRDGADPVVVKAVAAKLEPLAARAQVKREAGWQLDTQRTAIRVAYAKDGPALDFDDGDLHALFLQAFRLEGFRLALDLGKRPRPMLRVELPLPAGAGGLSEWLELSLRKEPAESAEAMMARLNARLPEGLSIHAWEPHAPYASPLGELALAAHWRWTCPRGLAEGARARATAFLAAPEWIWEKGGKVEGRKQAKQLDLRPLVTELRWEGDTLYGTTSLAGAEATNPLKVLAAVLGLEPSDLRGLLRCSLSFRADPRLAQAERFEPKLKNMYEDAVLLAGGSNITLVEDDDDEPIRLGGPD; via the coding sequence GTGGGCGACCTTGGGCATCCTTCCTTCATCCCCGCCGAGGCGCAGGCCCGGCAGGCCCGGCTTGTCTCAGCCCTGGCGGCCATGGCACGCGGCGGCGAGAGCCTCGAACCGGAACCGCTCCAGGCTCTGCGGCAGATCCTGTTCACCGGGATGCCGGAAGGCCCGGAGGCGGTCGTCGAGGCCGTGACCGCGGCGGACCTTGCGGAAGAGGCCCTGGATCTGCTGCGGTCCGCACGGCGGGACGGCGCCGACCCGGTCGTCGTCAAAGCCGTCGCGGCCAAGCTGGAACCCTTGGCGGCCAGAGCCCAGGTCAAGCGCGAGGCCGGGTGGCAACTGGACACCCAGCGCACCGCCATCCGCGTGGCGTACGCGAAGGACGGCCCGGCGCTGGATTTCGACGATGGGGATCTGCACGCCCTCTTCCTGCAGGCCTTCCGCCTGGAGGGTTTCCGCTTGGCCCTGGACCTGGGCAAGCGCCCGCGGCCCATGCTGCGCGTGGAACTCCCGCTGCCGGCCGGGGCCGGCGGGCTGTCGGAATGGCTCGAGCTCTCGCTTCGGAAAGAGCCCGCAGAGTCCGCCGAAGCCATGATGGCGCGACTGAACGCGCGGCTTCCCGAAGGCCTGAGCATCCATGCATGGGAACCGCACGCGCCCTACGCCTCCCCGTTGGGGGAGCTGGCCCTGGCCGCCCACTGGCGCTGGACCTGTCCTCGGGGGCTGGCAGAGGGCGCCCGAGCCCGGGCGACGGCCTTCCTCGCCGCCCCGGAATGGATCTGGGAGAAGGGCGGGAAGGTCGAGGGGCGGAAACAGGCCAAGCAGCTGGATCTGCGGCCCCTCGTGACGGAGCTCCGATGGGAGGGCGACACCCTGTACGGCACCACCAGCCTGGCCGGTGCCGAAGCCACGAATCCCCTGAAGGTCCTGGCGGCGGTCCTGGGCCTGGAGCCCTCGGATCTGCGCGGCCTTCTGCGGTGCTCGCTGTCGTTCCGGGCGGATCCGCGGCTGGCCCAGGCGGAGCGTTTTGAACCGAAGCTGAAGAACATGTACGAAGACGCGGTGCTGCTGGCCGGCGGCTCCAACATCACGCTGGTGGAGGATGACGATGACGAGCCGATTCGCCTGGGTGGCCCGGACTAG
- a CDS encoding (2Fe-2S)-binding protein, with translation MAVFTLSVNGRSHTVEASPDMPLLWVLRDRLKLTGTKFGCGQGLCGACTVHLGGEPTRSCITPVGDVGVQRITTIEGLDPHGAHPLQKAWIETDVSQCGYCQTGQIMTAAALLAKHPKPTDRDIDQAMGENVCRCGTYLRIREAIHLAAGQRKEVAP, from the coding sequence ATGGCGGTGTTCACCCTGTCGGTCAATGGCCGTTCGCACACGGTGGAGGCGTCCCCGGACATGCCCCTGCTATGGGTGCTTCGCGACCGCCTCAAGCTCACCGGCACCAAGTTCGGGTGCGGTCAGGGCCTCTGCGGCGCCTGCACCGTGCACCTGGGCGGGGAGCCGACCCGGTCCTGCATCACCCCCGTGGGCGATGTCGGGGTCCAGCGCATCACCACCATCGAGGGCCTGGATCCCCATGGAGCCCACCCCCTCCAGAAGGCCTGGATCGAGACGGATGTGTCCCAGTGCGGTTACTGCCAGACCGGCCAGATCATGACCGCCGCGGCCCTGCTGGCCAAGCATCCGAAGCCCACGGATCGGGACATCGACCAGGCCATGGGCGAGAATGTGTGTCGCTGCGGCACCTACCTACGGATCCGCGAGGCCATCCACCTTGCCGCGGGCCAGCGGAAGGAGGTGGCGCCATGA
- a CDS encoding response regulator, producing MTPRPIVPPHLPPPRLLLVDDDPVPRETLSTLLMGEGFQVVTAATGEEADRLLRSAKPPFELVITDLVMPGMSGMDVLRAALNTNPSCTVLVLTGFGSVREATEAMELGAFDFVTKPMQIDQFRNTLRRLMERRDMAHERDELREKVKALTERAERLETTLGRMEILANQIAPGGGAAEKPDALVDLERLAALKAKGLLTDEEFDQGKKNLLARWLA from the coding sequence GTGACGCCTCGCCCCATCGTTCCGCCCCATCTGCCGCCCCCCAGACTTCTGCTGGTGGACGACGACCCCGTGCCCCGGGAGACGCTGTCCACGCTGCTGATGGGCGAAGGCTTCCAGGTGGTGACCGCGGCGACGGGGGAGGAGGCCGACCGGTTGCTGCGGTCCGCCAAGCCCCCCTTCGAGCTGGTGATCACGGATCTGGTGATGCCGGGCATGTCGGGGATGGATGTGCTCCGGGCTGCGCTGAACACCAACCCGAGCTGCACGGTCCTGGTCCTGACGGGCTTCGGCAGCGTGCGGGAGGCGACGGAGGCCATGGAACTGGGCGCCTTCGACTTCGTCACCAAGCCCATGCAGATCGACCAGTTCCGCAACACCCTCCGGCGTCTCATGGAGCGCCGGGACATGGCCCATGAGCGCGATGAGCTGCGGGAGAAGGTGAAGGCCCTGACTGAGCGGGCCGAACGCCTGGAAACCACCCTGGGGCGCATGGAGATCCTGGCCAACCAGATCGCCCCCGGGGGGGGAGCGGCCGAGAAGCCGGACGCCCTGGTGGACCTCGAGCGGCTCGCCGCGCTGAAGGCCAAGGGGCTGCTCACGGACGAGGAGTTCGACCAGGGCAAGAAGAACCTGCTGGCCCGGTGGCTCGCGTGA
- the fliQ gene encoding flagellar biosynthesis protein FliQ gives MNELLIAQIGKDALRTALLVAGPALVVSLVVGLLISVFQVVTSLQDQTIAFVPKVVAVMVVVAISFPWMLQVMLQFTTRMFTEFNGVVRQLN, from the coding sequence ATGAACGAGCTTCTGATTGCCCAGATCGGGAAGGATGCCCTCCGCACGGCGCTGCTGGTGGCGGGGCCGGCCTTGGTGGTGTCGCTGGTGGTCGGCCTGCTGATCTCGGTGTTCCAGGTGGTGACCAGCCTCCAGGACCAGACCATCGCCTTCGTGCCCAAGGTCGTCGCCGTGATGGTGGTGGTGGCCATCAGCTTTCCCTGGATGCTCCAGGTCATGCTGCAGTTCACCACCCGCATGTTCACGGAGTTCAACGGCGTCGTACGGCAGTTGAACTGA
- the glmM gene encoding hypothetical protein (catalyzes the conversion of glucosamine-6-phosphate to glucosamine-1-phosphate), which produces MSLRYFGTDGIRGAAYRSPLTLEEVSRWGAAWAQVAREAGVKRLVVGWDPRSSSGPMSEAFILGVGLGLQVLVLGMAPTPAVAWKVAKLTAEGGKTWGLMISASHNPPEDNGLKGFNELGEKLEEDQERAIEAAFEALPEPTTISGPPARLELRPYLSHLGGIDLPDDFKVVIDCAHGATAEAALELFRGRGIHWLGVPADGPRINVGVGSTHLDALSTAVLAHQAQLGIAFDGDGDRCLLVDGSGRTVDGDQMVWLLAQDRVACNDAPPGVVGTLMTNGGLAQALAHAGIPFVRTAVGDKFLLREMARRGWDLAAEASGHLIQKRVGPSGDGLAAALSILRALLHRPVDRRWEWTFRPWPQRLVNVVAPDRKAIEACVDLTSAMAAVDARWGEGVRQVVRWSGTEPKLRLMVEAQESAWVDQALHELEAAARRDLTLA; this is translated from the coding sequence ATGAGTCTTCGCTACTTCGGAACCGACGGCATTCGGGGCGCTGCCTATCGCTCACCCCTCACCCTGGAGGAGGTATCCCGCTGGGGCGCGGCCTGGGCGCAGGTGGCCCGGGAGGCCGGCGTCAAGCGCCTGGTGGTGGGCTGGGATCCCCGGTCCAGCTCAGGCCCCATGTCCGAGGCGTTCATCCTGGGCGTCGGCCTGGGCCTCCAGGTCCTGGTGCTCGGCATGGCCCCCACGCCCGCCGTGGCCTGGAAGGTGGCGAAGCTCACGGCCGAGGGCGGGAAGACCTGGGGCCTCATGATCTCGGCCAGCCACAATCCGCCCGAGGACAACGGATTGAAGGGCTTCAACGAACTCGGCGAGAAGCTCGAGGAGGACCAGGAGCGGGCCATCGAGGCCGCCTTCGAGGCCCTGCCCGAACCCACCACCATCTCCGGCCCGCCCGCCCGCCTGGAGCTTCGACCCTACCTGTCCCACCTCGGGGGCATCGACCTGCCCGACGACTTCAAGGTCGTGATCGACTGTGCCCACGGCGCCACGGCCGAGGCGGCCCTGGAGCTCTTCCGCGGCCGCGGCATCCACTGGCTGGGCGTACCGGCGGACGGCCCGAGGATCAATGTCGGCGTCGGCTCCACCCACCTCGATGCCCTCTCCACCGCCGTGCTGGCCCACCAGGCCCAGCTGGGCATCGCCTTCGACGGCGATGGCGACCGCTGCCTGCTGGTGGATGGTTCCGGCCGGACCGTGGACGGCGACCAGATGGTCTGGCTGCTGGCCCAGGATCGCGTGGCCTGCAACGACGCCCCGCCCGGCGTGGTGGGCACCCTGATGACCAATGGCGGCCTGGCCCAGGCCCTCGCTCATGCCGGCATTCCCTTCGTCCGCACCGCCGTGGGCGACAAGTTCCTGCTGCGGGAGATGGCCAGGCGGGGCTGGGATTTGGCCGCCGAAGCCTCCGGTCACCTCATCCAGAAACGCGTGGGTCCCAGCGGCGATGGTCTTGCGGCAGCGCTGTCGATCCTCCGCGCCCTCCTGCATCGCCCCGTGGATCGGCGCTGGGAGTGGACCTTCCGCCCCTGGCCCCAGCGCCTCGTCAATGTGGTGGCCCCCGATCGCAAGGCCATCGAGGCCTGCGTGGACCTCACCTCCGCCATGGCCGCCGTCGATGCCCGCTGGGGTGAAGGCGTGCGTCAGGTGGTGCGCTGGTCCGGCACCGAACCCAAGCTCCGCCTCATGGTGGAGGCCCAGGAATCCGCGTGGGTGGATCAGGCCCTCCACGAGCTCGAAGCCGCGGCCCGCCGCGACCTGACGCTGGCCTAG
- the folP gene encoding dihydropteroate synthase — translation MAPFDWGPLLESGSLFLGILNLTPDSFSDGGLFAAPAAALNQAQALVQAGARMLDLGAESTRPGAAIVNADTEWSRLEPVLSGLATAGPGVPLSLDTRYAITASRGLAAGAKVINDVTGFSDPAMLALAARSPCGLIAMRSRRAGAGFHMPPYDDPAPRDVEQALAELRAVRDRMLGAGIPPGRLLLDPGFGFGTTFAEDLALWEALPRLPELLAWPAERFCIGLSRKRFLAIRAGRPDLAPGLRDGLTAQAHAEAAQWGYRVFRTHAIT, via the coding sequence ATGGCGCCGTTCGACTGGGGACCGCTTCTCGAAAGCGGTTCCCTTTTTCTCGGCATTCTGAATCTGACCCCGGATTCCTTCAGCGATGGGGGCCTGTTCGCCGCTCCCGCCGCGGCTCTGAATCAGGCCCAGGCCCTCGTCCAGGCCGGGGCCCGCATGCTCGACCTCGGCGCCGAGAGCACCCGCCCCGGGGCGGCCATCGTGAACGCGGACACCGAATGGAGCCGCCTGGAGCCGGTCCTGTCCGGCCTCGCAACGGCCGGTCCCGGAGTCCCCCTCAGCCTGGATACGCGCTACGCGATCACGGCCAGCCGTGGCCTCGCGGCCGGCGCCAAAGTGATCAACGATGTCACGGGCTTTTCCGATCCGGCGATGCTGGCGCTGGCTGCGCGCTCCCCCTGCGGCCTCATCGCCATGCGGAGCCGCCGCGCGGGCGCGGGCTTCCACATGCCGCCCTACGATGACCCCGCCCCCCGGGATGTCGAACAGGCCCTCGCGGAACTGCGCGCGGTCCGGGACCGGATGCTCGGCGCCGGAATCCCCCCCGGGCGCCTGCTGCTGGATCCCGGATTCGGCTTCGGAACCACCTTCGCGGAGGATCTCGCCCTGTGGGAGGCCCTGCCGCGCCTGCCTGAGCTCCTGGCCTGGCCCGCCGAGCGGTTCTGCATCGGCCTCTCCCGGAAGCGGTTCCTGGCCATCCGGGCCGGACGGCCGGACCTCGCCCCCGGCCTCCGCGACGGCCTCACGGCCCAGGCCCATGCCGAAGCAGCCCAGTGGGGCTACCGGGTCTTCCGGACCCATGCCATCACTTGA
- the flhB gene encoding flagellar biosynthesis protein FlhB, translating to MANDPGRTEKATPRRRQKARDEGSVSRSTDFDGAVLLWGNFFLFMGLGGTTMALMAQQVAHFLRRAQPGALAEAGRVSLLGDVVMILGRLLLPFLAVNLLVALATGFAQRGFSFSTKPLQPKFDRLNPAQGFKRIFSSRAAMDLIKSLAKFTLLTGVAYAVLAPRIPILLDTLKLPLGQSLDLFQSAVFALYRNVMLAMLLLALSDFAWQRFTWEKSIRMTKQEVKDEAKDSEGSPEVKQRQKSIMQATARRHMLAEVPKATVVVTNPTHVAIALRYDEQTAAPICVAKGLDHLALKIRERAREAGVPTLERPELARALYRAVEVDQPIPKDLYQAVAQVLAFVYRLRGAA from the coding sequence ATGGCCAATGATCCCGGCCGCACCGAGAAGGCCACCCCACGGCGACGGCAGAAGGCCCGAGATGAGGGATCCGTCTCGCGGAGCACAGATTTCGATGGGGCCGTGCTCCTCTGGGGGAACTTCTTCCTCTTCATGGGGCTGGGCGGCACCACCATGGCGCTGATGGCCCAGCAGGTGGCCCACTTCCTGCGCCGCGCCCAGCCCGGGGCGCTGGCGGAAGCGGGCCGCGTCTCCCTGCTGGGGGATGTGGTGATGATCCTGGGGCGACTCCTGCTCCCCTTCCTGGCCGTGAACCTGCTGGTGGCCCTGGCGACCGGGTTCGCCCAGCGGGGTTTCAGCTTCAGCACGAAGCCGCTCCAGCCGAAGTTCGACCGCCTGAACCCGGCCCAGGGCTTCAAGCGCATCTTCTCCTCCCGGGCCGCCATGGACCTCATCAAGAGCCTGGCCAAATTCACCCTGCTGACCGGTGTGGCCTACGCCGTGCTGGCCCCGCGGATTCCGATCCTGCTCGATACCTTGAAGCTGCCCCTGGGCCAGTCGCTGGATCTGTTCCAGAGCGCGGTCTTCGCGCTCTACCGGAATGTAATGCTGGCCATGCTCCTGCTCGCCCTGTCGGACTTCGCCTGGCAGCGGTTCACCTGGGAGAAGAGCATCCGCATGACCAAGCAGGAGGTGAAGGACGAGGCGAAGGACTCGGAGGGCAGCCCCGAGGTCAAGCAGCGGCAGAAGTCCATCATGCAGGCCACGGCGCGCAGGCACATGCTGGCGGAAGTCCCCAAGGCGACGGTGGTGGTGACCAACCCCACCCATGTGGCCATCGCGCTCCGCTACGACGAACAGACCGCCGCGCCGATCTGCGTGGCCAAGGGCCTGGATCACCTCGCCCTGAAGATCCGCGAACGGGCCAGGGAGGCCGGCGTGCCCACCCTGGAGCGGCCGGAGCTGGCGCGGGCGCTCTACCGGGCGGTCGAGGTGGACCAGCCCATCCCCAAGGACCTCTACCAGGCCGTGGCCCAGGTCCTGGCCTTCGTCTACCGCCTGCGGGGGGCGGCATGA
- the fliP gene encoding flagellar type III secretion system pore protein FliP (The bacterial flagellar biogenesis protein FliP forms a type III secretion system (T3SS)-type pore required for flagellar assembly.), giving the protein MKRLLRWLPVAFLLLAGLSLCAQQPAPLPSLTVDFGKTPSGPALSSSLQAVLLLTILTMAPTILMTATSFTRIVVVMHFLRQGLGTQQTPSNQVLISLSLVLTFFIMAPTAREINATVLQPLQRNELTTDQALDRTAAPMKVFMLRHTRKKDLALFLRIAKAQAPRTKADVPMECLLPAFLISELKTAFEIGFMIFLPFLVVDMVVASILLSMGMMMLPPVVISLPFKVLLFVLVDGWYLIVGSLVRGYTG; this is encoded by the coding sequence GTGAAGCGCCTCCTCCGCTGGCTTCCCGTCGCCTTCCTGCTGCTGGCCGGGCTGAGCCTCTGCGCGCAGCAGCCGGCCCCCTTGCCCTCCCTGACAGTGGATTTCGGCAAGACGCCCTCGGGCCCGGCCCTCAGCTCCAGCCTGCAGGCGGTGCTGCTGCTGACCATCCTCACCATGGCGCCGACCATCCTCATGACCGCCACCAGCTTCACCCGCATCGTGGTGGTCATGCATTTCCTCCGGCAGGGCCTCGGCACCCAGCAGACGCCGTCGAACCAGGTGCTCATCAGCCTGTCGCTGGTGCTGACCTTCTTCATCATGGCGCCCACGGCTCGGGAGATTAACGCCACGGTGCTGCAGCCCCTGCAGCGCAACGAGCTGACGACGGATCAGGCCCTGGACCGCACGGCGGCGCCCATGAAGGTGTTCATGCTGCGCCACACCCGCAAGAAGGATCTGGCGCTGTTCCTCCGCATCGCCAAGGCCCAGGCGCCCAGGACCAAGGCCGATGTGCCCATGGAATGCCTGCTGCCGGCTTTCCTCATCAGCGAGCTGAAGACCGCCTTCGAAATCGGCTTCATGATCTTCCTGCCCTTCCTGGTGGTGGACATGGTGGTGGCGAGCATCCTGCTGAGCATGGGCATGATGATGCTGCCGCCCGTGGTGATCTCGCTGCCCTTCAAGGTGCTCCTGTTCGTGCTCGTGGACGGCTGGTACCTCATCGTCGGGTCGCTCGTGAGGGGGTACACCGGATGA